ACAGATGCGCCAGAATACTCGAGGTAGTTGTCTTGCCATGTGTACCGGCAACTGCAAAACAAAAGGTATCCTTAGTAATCAACCCTAATACTTCCGACCTTTTCTTAATGTCAAAACCATTTTTTAGAAAATACTGATATTCCCCGTGTTCGGCAGATACTGCCGGAGTATATACAATTAAGGTGCTTTCCTTATCCAAAAACTGCTCGGGAACTCTGTCCAGGTCATCCTCATAATGTATTGGAATTCCCAATTCCGCTAATTGTATGGTCAGAGGGGTCTCCGTTTTATCGTATCCGGAAACTTCTTTATCAACGAACTTGAAATAACGGGCCAGAGCGGACATACCTATGCCACCTATCCCTATGAAGTAAACATTATGTATTTTATTTAAATCCAAAATTCAATTTCAAGTTGAAGCTCCGAAGAGCTGTTGATTCATTAATTTCTTTTATTTTTCTACTTGCTATTCAGTAGTTTTTCAATCTCGTCAACAATATCTTTTGTCGCATTGGGCAGTGCCAAAGTCTTCATATTGTTGGATAGTTCTTTCTGTAATTCTACCGATGCGAATACTTGGCTGAATTCCTTTTCAAAGTCCTGCTCCAAATCCTTCTCCCGTATCATTACGGCTGCATTTTCCTTAACCAAGGCCAGCGCGTTTTTCGTTTGATGGTCTTCTGCCACAGTCGGTGATGGAATAAAGACGGTAGGTTTTCCTACGATACACAATTCAGAAACTGCTCCCGCCCCGGCCCTAGAAATAATAAAATCGGCTACGGTGTAAGCAAAGTCCATATTGTTCAAGTAAGCATAAACCTTTACGTCATCAGCATTATATTTTTCATAGGTTTCAATGTAACCTTTGCCACATTGCCATAAAATTTGAATATTGAGGTTTTTTAAATAAGTGAGCTCGGCTTCTACGAGTTCATTGATGCGTTTTGACCCTAGACTACCACCAATCACCAAAAGGGTTTTCTTATTTGATTGCAACCCGAAAAACGTCAACGCTTCGCTTTTGGGCACCATCATTTCTACCAAATCGGCCCTTACCGGGTTCCCAGTCTTCACCAATTTCTCCTTGGGGAAAAACTTTTCCATTCCATCGTAGGCTACACAAATTTTTGCCACCCGATCCTTAAGTAATTTGTTAGTGATACCCGCATAGGAGTTTTGTTCTTGCAATAAGCATGGAATACCCCTACCCGAAGCAATCCTTAAAAGTGGACCGCTCGCAAACCCTCCCGTACCAATGACGGCATGGGGTTTAACTCGGGATACTATTTTAGATGCTTTTATCAAACTACTTATCAATTTTATCGGAAACATTAAATTTTTAAGGGTTAGTTTCCTTTGTAACCCCGTGATCCACAATCCTTCTATTTTATAACCCGCTTGCGGCACCTTCTCCATTTCCATTCTATCTTTTGCTCCTACGAATAGGAATTCCGCCTCAGGATGTCTTTTTTCCAATTCATTGGCTATGGCTATCGCCGGATAAATATGCCCTCCAGTTCCCCCTCCGGAAAGTATGAACCTATAATTGCCCACTTAAAACTTCTAAAGGGTTGGTCTCATCTATTCCGGATTTGCTACGTTTACTTTTAGCCAGGTTTTTATTGCTTGCACTTAATATTATTCCGATGGCCAGACAGGTCATCCAGCTAGAGGTACCGCCACTACTTATGAGCGGCAAATTTTGTCCGGTCACTGGAAACAATTCCACGGCCACCGCCATATTAATCAGTGCCTGAAAAACTATGGGTAGCCCTACACCTAGCACCAATAGCTTGCTGAAAATCTTTTCGCATCCGTTCGCGACCACCACAATCCTGAACAATAAAAAGAGGTAAAAGAACATCAGGGCGAAACCACCAATCAGACCGTACTCCTCAACAATGATGGCATAAATAAAATCCGAAGAGCTCTGGGGTAAAAAATTCTTCTGTACGCTCTTTCCGGCTCCCTTGCCCACAATACCTCCAGTGGCAATTGCAATTTTGGCTTTCTCTATTTGATAGGTTCCCTCCGTATCCTCAGGATTAGAAAAACTGTCGATACGGCTCATCCAAGTATCCACTCTATTGGGGAAAAGTTCCGGAGCAGCCTTCGCCGTTAGAATAAACAAGGTCAAGCAAAGTATTCCAGTACCTACTATTCCTATTAAATATTTAATGGGGTATCCACCCAAAAAACAAAGCATCAAAACCATACAAAAGACAATGGCAGCAGTAGAAAAATTGGCGGGAAGTATCAACACCACCACAAAAAAAACAGGCATCCACAAGGGCAAAATGCTTTCTTTGAACGTCACCTTTACGTCCTTAATTTTGGATAAATATCTGGCTACATAGATCATGACTACGACAGCTGCCAGGTTCGAAGGCTGAAAACCAAAACCAACAAACGGAATTCGAATCCAACGGCTAGCATTGGTCTCTCCACTGGTAGTGCCTTGTGCCAAAACGAATACAAGCAGCACCAAAACTATGGGCATAGCTATTAAAGAAAGGCCCTTGAAAAAATGCGTAGGCACTTTATGAATCCCATAAATTATCCCAAAGCCCATAAACAGTAAAACGGCATGTTTAACCAAATGCCCAATAGTGGTCCCGTTACCTACTACATAGACCAAATTGCTACTGGCACTGTACACGGGCAAAAATGAAAATAGGGCTAACAAAGCAACCACTGCCCAGATAGCCTTATCTCCATTTATATTTTTAAATAATTTCAGCACCTATAAATTCTTTATACAATTTTTAAATTGGTTTCCTCGGTCCTCATAGTTATCGAACAAGTCGAAACTTGCACAGGCCGGGGAAAGCAATACGGTATCCCCACGTTCCGCAATTTTATACGCGACTTTCACTGCTTCTTCCATGGCAAAGGTCTCCACCATCAAATCCACCACATTTCCGAAAGTCTCCTTAATCTTGGAATTATCCAAACCCAAACAAATGATCGCTTTTACCTTTTCACGCACTAGCGGCATCAACTCTTTGTATTCATTTCCTTTATCCACACCCCCAACAATCCAAACCGTTGGTGTCTTCATGCTATCCAGCGCGTAGTATGTCGCATTCACATTGGTAGCCTTGGAATCATTGATGTATTGTACATGGTGAATCTTCAAGACTTTTTCTAGCCTATGCGGTGCTCCTTGGAAATTGGAGATACAATCCCTAATGGTTTCCTTTCGGATACCCAAGAGCTTTGCGATAGTGGCCGCCGCCATGGTATTCTTTAAATTGTGTTGTCCTTCAAGGGCCAAAGCGTCTGTTGTCATTTCTATAGTGTCAATTGTTGTTCTAATTATTATTTTTTCATTCTCTATGTAAGCACCTTCTTCATAAGTTTCCTTTAAAGAAAATGGCATCAGTTTGGATTTGACAGGGTTATCATGGAGCCACTTTACGATTACTTCATCGTCGGCATCATAGATCAGATAATCGGAGGCAGTTTGATTCTCCGCAATGCGAAACTTGGAGGCTATATAATTTTCAAACTTGTAATCGTACCGATCTAAATGATCCGGGGTGATATTGGTTATCACGGCTATTTCTGGTCTAAATTCTACGATACCATCCAACTGAAAACTGCTGATTTCCAAAACGTAGTAGTCGAAATCGTTTTCAGCTACCATCTTGGCGTAACTGTCCCCAATATTTCCTGCCATGCCTACATTTAAGTTTCCACCTTTCAACAAGTGGTTGGTGAGCATAGTGGTAGTGGTCTTACCGTTACTACCGGTTATTCCAATGATTCTAGCGTCCGTATACCGTGAAGCAAATTCAATCTCCGAAATTACCGGTATTCCTTTTGCCTCCAACTGTTTTACCAAGGGCACAGTATCAGGTATTCCCGGGCTTTTCATCACTACATCCGCCTCTAATATTCGAGCCTCAGTGTGTTTTTCCTCTTCCCAATCAATTCCAAAATGTTCAAGAACGTTTTTATACTTTTCTTTAATCTTCCCTTTATCGGAAAGAAATATTTGATATCCTTTCTTTTTTCCCAAGATGGCCGTACCAACTCCACTTTCTCCTCCGCCAAGAATGACCAATCTTTTCATTTAGCGCACCTTGAGTGTCACGATGCTTACTATGGCCAACATAATCCCTACAATCCAAAACCGTGTAACAATCTTACTCTCGTGGTAACCTTTCTTTTGATAATGGTGGTGCAAAGGGGACATGAGAAAAATACGTTTACCTTCCCCGGTTTTCCTTTTGGTGTATTTGAAATACCCAACCTGCAACATGACGGACAGGGATTCTGCAAAGAATATCCCACACAATATGGGAATCAATAATTCCTTACGGACTATGATAGCGATAACGGCAATGACACCACCTATCGTTAAACTTCCTGTATCACCCATAAATACTTGTGCGGGGAAAGCATTGTACCATAAGAATCCTACCAAAGCCCCAACGAATGCCGTAACAAATACCAACAACTCACCTACCCTGGGTATATACATGATATCCAGATAATCCGAGAAAATGATGTTACCGGAAACCAGGGCGAAAACACCCAGTGTGAATACGATTATAGCGGAGGAACCCGCAGCTAGACCATCGATGCCATCCGTAAGGTTGGCTCCGTTGGACACCGCTGTGACGATGAGAATAATTATAGGGATAAAAATGAGCCAAGAATAGGCAACTACCCCTTCTCCCATCCATGAAATGAAACTGCTATAATCCAGCTCATTGTTCTTAAAGAAAGGCACGGTTGTCATGGTGGATTTTATTTCCGAACCCTGTACTACTTCCACCTTATAATCGCTCGTAATCGTTGTTTTGGAATGATCTCGCATGGTTACCTCGGGATGGAAATAGAGCACTGCGCCAACAATAAGTCCCAATACAATTTGTCCCAGTACCTTAAACCTGCCTTTTAATCCTTCCTTGTTCTTTTTAAAAACTTTGATGTAGTCATCTATAAAACCAATGACACCCATCCATAACGTAGTGAATATGAGAAGAATGATGTAAATATTATCCAACTTCGCAAAGAGTAAAAC
This sequence is a window from Maribacter aestuarii. Protein-coding genes within it:
- the murG gene encoding undecaprenyldiphospho-muramoylpentapeptide beta-N-acetylglucosaminyltransferase — encoded protein: MGNYRFILSGGGTGGHIYPAIAIANELEKRHPEAEFLFVGAKDRMEMEKVPQAGYKIEGLWITGLQRKLTLKNLMFPIKLISSLIKASKIVSRVKPHAVIGTGGFASGPLLRIASGRGIPCLLQEQNSYAGITNKLLKDRVAKICVAYDGMEKFFPKEKLVKTGNPVRADLVEMMVPKSEALTFFGLQSNKKTLLVIGGSLGSKRINELVEAELTYLKNLNIQILWQCGKGYIETYEKYNADDVKVYAYLNNMDFAYTVADFIISRAGAGAVSELCIVGKPTVFIPSPTVAEDHQTKNALALVKENAAVMIREKDLEQDFEKEFSQVFASVELQKELSNNMKTLALPNATKDIVDEIEKLLNSK
- a CDS encoding FtsW/RodA/SpoVE family cell cycle protein, with the protein product MLKLFKNINGDKAIWAVVALLALFSFLPVYSASSNLVYVVGNGTTIGHLVKHAVLLFMGFGIIYGIHKVPTHFFKGLSLIAMPIVLVLLVFVLAQGTTSGETNASRWIRIPFVGFGFQPSNLAAVVVMIYVARYLSKIKDVKVTFKESILPLWMPVFFVVVLILPANFSTAAIVFCMVLMLCFLGGYPIKYLIGIVGTGILCLTLFILTAKAAPELFPNRVDTWMSRIDSFSNPEDTEGTYQIEKAKIAIATGGIVGKGAGKSVQKNFLPQSSSDFIYAIIVEEYGLIGGFALMFFYLFLLFRIVVVANGCEKIFSKLLVLGVGLPIVFQALINMAVAVELFPVTGQNLPLISSGGTSSWMTCLAIGIILSASNKNLAKSKRSKSGIDETNPLEVLSGQL
- the murD gene encoding UDP-N-acetylmuramoyl-L-alanine--D-glutamate ligase; this encodes MKRLVILGGGESGVGTAILGKKKGYQIFLSDKGKIKEKYKNVLEHFGIDWEEEKHTEARILEADVVMKSPGIPDTVPLVKQLEAKGIPVISEIEFASRYTDARIIGITGSNGKTTTTMLTNHLLKGGNLNVGMAGNIGDSYAKMVAENDFDYYVLEISSFQLDGIVEFRPEIAVITNITPDHLDRYDYKFENYIASKFRIAENQTASDYLIYDADDEVIVKWLHDNPVKSKLMPFSLKETYEEGAYIENEKIIIRTTIDTIEMTTDALALEGQHNLKNTMAAATIAKLLGIRKETIRDCISNFQGAPHRLEKVLKIHHVQYINDSKATNVNATYYALDSMKTPTVWIVGGVDKGNEYKELMPLVREKVKAIICLGLDNSKIKETFGNVVDLMVETFAMEEAVKVAYKIAERGDTVLLSPACASFDLFDNYEDRGNQFKNCIKNL
- the mraY gene encoding phospho-N-acetylmuramoyl-pentapeptide-transferase, coding for MLTYLFEYLEKQYQLPGASLFQFSTFRAGMAILFSLIIATAYGKRIIVFLQKKQVGESIRDLGLEGQKQKAGTPTMGGIIIILATLIPVLLFAKLDNIYIILLIFTTLWMGVIGFIDDYIKVFKKNKEGLKGRFKVLGQIVLGLIVGAVLYFHPEVTMRDHSKTTITSDYKVEVVQGSEIKSTMTTVPFFKNNELDYSSFISWMGEGVVAYSWLIFIPIIILIVTAVSNGANLTDGIDGLAAGSSAIIVFTLGVFALVSGNIIFSDYLDIMYIPRVGELLVFVTAFVGALVGFLWYNAFPAQVFMGDTGSLTIGGVIAVIAIIVRKELLIPILCGIFFAESLSVMLQVGYFKYTKRKTGEGKRIFLMSPLHHHYQKKGYHESKIVTRFWIVGIMLAIVSIVTLKVR